The following nucleotide sequence is from Streptomyces sp. NBC_00239.
CCGAACGTCTACGACTTCGGCTACATGCAGCGCGAGGCGGCCGGCACCGCCGTCCGGTCGGCGCTCGCGGGCGAGGTCATCTACGGCAACAACCACGGCAAGCAGAGCCTGGACAAGACCTACCTGGCCGCCGCACTGGGCACCGGGAACGTCACCATCGAGACCCTCCAGCGGGTGACCGCCGTCCGCCAGGAGCCCGACGGCACCTACGTGCTCACCGTCAGCCGCATCGACCTCACCGGCCGCGTGGTCGAAACCCGCGAACTCGGCTGCAGGCAGCTGTTCCTGGGCGCCGGCAGCCTCGGCACCACCGAGATCCTGCTGCGCGCCCGCGAGACCGGCGCGCTGCCCGGGCTCAGCCCCGAGGTCGGCCTCGGCTGGGGACCCAACGGCAACGTCATGACCGCCCGCGCCAACCACCTGTGGGACACCGTCGGCGCCCGCCAGGCCACCATGCCGGCCCTCGGCATCGACGACTGGGACAACGCGGCGAACCCGGTCTTCGCCGAGATCGCCCCGCTGCCCATGGGCCTGGAGCACTGGATCTCGATGTACCTGGCGATCACCAAGAACCCGGAGCGCGGCGCCTTCCGCTACGACGCGGCCACCGACTCGGCCCGCCTGAACTGGACCCGCGACCAGAACACCCCGTCGGTGCAGGCCGCCAAGCGCCTCTTCGACCGCGTCAACCGGGCCAACTTCACGATCTACCGCTACGACCTCTTCGGCGACAACAAGGCCTTCGCCGACACCTTCACGTACCACCCGCTGGGCGGCTGCGTGCTCGGCCGGGCCACCGACGCGTACGGCCGGGTGAAGGGCTACCGGAACCTGTACGTCACCGACGGCTCGCTCGTGCCCGGATCCCTCGGCGTCAACCCGTTCGTGACCATCACCGCGCTCGCCGAGCGCAATCTGGAACGGGTCCTCGCCGAGGATCCGCGCTGACCGCCTGATCCGGAAGGGGAGTCCGCGCGCCGCGGTCAGCCGCGGTAGAGGGCCTCGATCTCGTCCGCGAAGTCCTTCGCCACCACGTTCCGCTTCAGCTTCAGCGACGGCGTGATGTGGCCCGACTCCTCCGTGAACTGGGAGCCGAGAATCCTGAACTTCCGCACCGACTCGGCCTTGGAGACCGCCGCGTTGCCGTCGTCGACGGCCTTCTGCACGGCGGCGAGCAGGTCCGCGTCCTCACGCAGCGAGACGGCCGTGGCATCGGCCGGCTTGCCGTTCTCCTTGGCCCAGCGGCCCAGGAACTCCTCGTCCAGGGTGACCAGCGCGCCGACGAACGGCCGGGCGTCGCCCACCACCATGCACTCCGCGACCAGCGCGTGTGCCCGGATCCGGTCCTCGATCACCGCGGGAGCGACGTTCTTGCCGCCCGCGGTGACGATGATCTCCTTCTTGCGGCCGGTGATCGCGAGGTAGCCGTCCTCGTCGAGGGTGCCGACGTCACCGGTGTGGAACCAGCCGTCGGTCAGCGCCTCGGCGGTCGCCGTCTCGTTCTGCCAGTACCCCGAGAAGACGTGCTCGCCGTGCAGCAGCACCTCGCCGTCGTCCGCGATCCGCACCACGGACCCCGGCAGCGGCTGGCCGACCGTACCGATCTTCTGCCGGTCCCACGGGTTGAAGGCCGTCGCCGCGCAGGACTCGGTCAGCCCGTAGCCCTCCAGCACGGTGAAGCCGATGCCGCGGAAGAAGTGGCCCAGGCGCTCGCCGAGCGGTGCGCCGCCGGAGATCGCGTACTCGCCGCGCCCGCCCAGCACCGTGTGCAGCTTGCTGTAGACCAGCTTGCCGAAGAGCTTGTGCTTGAGCTTGAGGCCCAGCCCCGGGCCGGACGGGGTGTCCAGCGCCCGGCTGTACGCGATGGCCGTGTCGGCAGCCGCGTCGAAGATCTTGCCCTTGCCGTCGGCCTGCGCCTTGGCGCGCGCCGAGTTGTAGACCTTCTCGAACACCCGCGGCACGCCGAGGATCAGCGTCGGGCGGAAGCTCGCCAGCTCGTCGGTGAGGTTCTTGATGTCCGGTACGCAGCCCAGCCGGATCGGCGCGAGCACCGACGCCACCTCGACCAGCCGCCCGAACACGTGGGCCGCCGGGAGGAAGAGCAGCACCGAGCACTCGCCGGTGCGGAACAGCGGCTTCAGGCGCTCCACCACGTTGCCGCACTCCGCGAAGAAGTTGCGGTGCGTGAGCACGCAGCCCTTGGGGCGGCCGGTGGTGCCGGAGGTGTAGACGATGGTGGCCGGGTCGTCGGCGTTCGCCAGCGAGCTGCGCTCGTCGACCAGCTCGTCGGAGACGCCGGCGCCGGAGGCGCGCAGCTCCTCGATCCCGCCGCGGTCGATCTCCCACACGTGCGCCAGGTCCGGCAGCCGGTCCCGCAGGCCGGCGACGGCCTCGTGGTGCCCGGGGCCCTCGACCACGGCCGCGACCGCGCCGGAGTCGCCGAGGATCCACTGGATCTGCTCGGGGGAGCTGGTCTCGTACACCGGCACGGTCACCGCGCCGGCGGCCCAGATCGCGAAGTCCGTCAGCACCCACTCGTAGCGGGTACGGGAGATCAGCGCGACCCGGTCGCCGGGCTGCACGCCGGCGGCGATCAGGCCCTTGGCGGTGGCCCGGACCTCCGCCAGGAACTCGGTGGCCGTGACGTCCTGCCACACGCCGTCGACCTTGCGGCTCATGACGGCGGTGTCGGGATGCTGAGCGGCATTGCGGCGGATGAGATCCGTGAGGTTCCCGTCCGACGGGACCTCGTACAGAGCCGGAAGGCTGAACTCGCGCAAGACTGCTGCTCCTCTGGGCGCCATCGCCACGATGCGGACCGACCGGACGTTACCCACCGGTAGTGGGTTCCGGATAGAGGGAACCGGCCAGATGTTCCATGCGTCACATACCGCGGCCTTTCCTGGCCGACAGTAGTCGACGCGGTCGAGGACTCGGAAGTAACCGCAGGTAGGACGCCCGGCCCCGACGGCCGCCGGAGCGCTCCACAGCCGCCGCCACCAGCGCCCCTACCGGCCGTGCCCGGCCCGCCCTAGGGTGATCCGCATGGGTGGTACCAGGCAGCGCACACGAGTCCACGTCGTCAGTGACGTCCACGGCAACACCGAGGCCCTCGCCCGGGCGGGAGACGGCGCCGACGCCCTGATCTGCCTGGGCGACCTCATCCTCTTCCTCGACTACGCGGACCACTCGCGCGGCATCTTCCCCGACCTCTTCGGGGTCGAGAACGCCGACCTGATCGTGCAGCTGCGCACCGAGCGCCGCTTCGAGGAGGCCCGCGTGCTCGGCGCCCGGCTGTGGGCCGGGCTCGACCGCGAGGCCCTCATCGAGGAGGCGGTGCGCCGCCAGTACGCACAGATGTTCGCGGCCTTCTCCACCCCCACCTACGCCACGTACGGCAACGTGGACATCCCCGACCTGTGGCCCGAGTACGCCCGCCCCGGCACCACCGTGCTCGACGGCGAGCGCGTCGAGATCGGCGGCCTCGTCTTCGGCTTCGTCGGCGGCGGCCTGCCCTCCCCGATGCGCACCCCCTACGAGGTGGACCCCGACGACTACGCGGCCAAGGTCGAGGCGCTCGGCGAGGTCGACGTCCTGTGCTCCCACATTCCGCCCGAGGTCCCCGAGCTCTGCTACGACACCGTCGCCCGCCGCTTCGAGCGCGGCAGCGCGGCGCTGCTGGACGCGATCCACCGGGTCCGCCCCCGCTACGCGCTCTTCGGACACGTCCACCAGCCGATGGCCCGCCGGATGCGGATCGGGGCGACCGAGTGCGTGAACGTCGGACACTTCGCCTCGACCGGGCAGCCGTGGGCCCTGGAGTGGTGACCCGCGCGGTGCGCGGTAGCCTTCACGCGGCGCCACGCGGCGCTTCTTCCCCGCGAACCCACCTCTGGAGGAGCCGCAGCGATGGCGGAACACACCAGCTCTAGCATCACCATCGAGGCGGCCCCGGCCGACGTCATGGCCGTGATCGCCGACTTCGCCCGCTACCCGGAGTGGACGGGAGAGGTGAAGGAGGCCGAGGTGCTGGCCACCGACGCGACGGGGCGCGCGGAGCAGGTGCGGCTGCTGCTCGACGCGGGTGCGATCAAGGACGACCACACGCTCGCCTACACGTGGACCGGGGCGGACGAAGTCAGCTGGACGCTGGTCAAGTCGCAGATGCTGCGGGTGCTGGACGGGTCGTACCGGCTCGCTGCGCTCGGCGGTGACCGTACGGAGGTCACCTACCAGCTGACCGTCGACGTCAAGATCCCCATGCTGGGCATGATCAAGCGCAAGGCCGAAAAGGTCATCATCGACCGGGCCCTGGCCGGCCTCAAGAAGCGCGTCGAATCCGTCTGACGGGCCCGCCCCGCCCGGCCTCGGGGCACCCTCCAGCCCCTCCGGCGCTAGCACCCTTGAGCCCCTCCGGCGTTTGAGGAGCGGGTCCGGGCGGAGCCCGGTGCCCGGCGTCAGCCGGGTTGTCTTGGGGCTCCGCCCCAAACCCCGCGCCTCAAACGCCGGCGAGGCTGGAGGTTGCGCCCCAGGGCACCGGCGAGGCTGGATGTTGCGCCCCAGGGCACCGGCGAGGCCGGGATTGCCGCACGCAGCGCCGGCAAGGCTGGGTATTGCGCCAGGGCACCGGCAAGGCCGGGGTCGTGGGTAGGCAGCCGGGTCGGGCCGGAGGTCCTTTCGTACGTCCACCCCCCACGCAAGTGAGCACCGCATGCGCACCCTCCTCGTCACCGGCCCCGGCGGCTCCGGCCGAACCACCGTGGCCGCCGCCACCGCCCTGGCCGCCGCCGCACGGGGCGAGCGCGTGCTGCTCGTCGGCGGGGCGCTGCCCGAGCTGCCCGAGCACCCGCTCCTGGACGTCTCCCACCTCGACCCCGACGCCCGCTTCCGCGCGGAGATCGTCGCCCTGCAAGAGCGCGGCTCCGCCGTGTTCGACCTGCTGGGCGCCCGCCCGCTGCAGGCCGAGGAGCTGACCGCGGTGCCCGGCGCCGAACAGTTCGCCCTGCTCCGCGCCCTGCGCCGGGCCGCCGCGAGCGGCGCGTACGACCTGCTCGTCGCCGACCTCCCCGCCGTCCGCGAGGCGATCGATCTGCTCGCCCTCCCCGCCCAGCTGCGCCGCTACCTGCGCCGCCTGCTCCCCGCCGAACGGCAGGCCGCCCGCTCCCTGCGCCCGGTCCTCGCCCAGCTCGCCGGGGTGCCGATGCCCGCGCAGTGGCTGTACGAGACCGCCGCCCGCTGGCACGAGGAGTTGGCCGAGGTCCAGGCGGTGATCGAGGCGGACACCACCGCCGTCCGCCTGGTCGCCGAACCCGGACCGGCTGGCGCCGACGCGGTCCGCGCCGCCGTCACCGCCCTCGCGCTCCACCAGCTTCCCCTCGACCTGCTCGTCGCCAACCGGGTGCTGCCCCGCGGCTCCGCCGGCTCCGCCGACCCGTGGCTGGCGGGCCTGGCCGCCCAGCAGGACGCCTGCCTGGCCGGCTGGGCCGCCGCGGACCTCCCCGTCGCGGAACTCGCCCACCTGGGCCGCGACCCGCGGGAGGCCCCCGACCTGGCCCTCCTCGACCCCGGCCCCGGCACGGCCGCCGCCCGCACCCCGTGGGACGTCGAGGACCTGCGCGCCGCCGACGGGGTCCTGGTCTGGCGGGTCCCGCTGCCCGGCGTCACGAAGGACGGGCTGGACCTGGTCCGGCGCGGCGACGAACTCCTCCTCACGGCGGGACCGTTCCGAAGGATCGTTTCCCTGCCGGCCGCGCTGCGCCGCTGCACCGTCTCCGGCGCCGCCCTGCGCGACGGCGAGCTGAGCATCCGCTTCACCCCCGACCCCGCGCTGTGGCCCGCCCGCTGAACCCGGTGCGCCCGTTCGGGTACGGTCGAAGGTGACAGAGCCCGCCGCGGTCCAGCCCGCCGCCGTCCCAGGAGCCCCCATGAGCGAGGCCACCGACCGTCCCGCCGACGACGACGCCTGGGCCCGGGCCTGCGCCGAGGACCTCGCCGCCGAGCAGGCGCGGATCCGCGCGGAGCAGGGCGGCGGCGCCGGGAGCACCGGCAGCGCCGCCGAGGAGCTGTTCAAACTGGTCGAGGCGGTCGCCGACAAGGTGTCCGCGCTCAACAACCCGCTGTTCGGGGCGGCCGCCCAGGGCGCCGTACGCCAGTTCGTCAACCAGGCGAAGTCCGCGGTGGAGCCCGTCATCGAGCGAAACCCCCAGGTCTTCGACCACCTCGCCGCCGCCGGCACCGAACTCCTCGCCGCCTACCGGACCGCGGTCGAGGGCCACGAGCGCCGCTGGACCCGCGGCCCCGACGGCCCGCGCCCGCAGGACGGCGGCCCGGACACCGGGAACGACGACGGGCCCGACGACGGCGGTACCGGCCCGTCGCAGCGCATCGACCTCGACTGACCGGCCCCCGCCCTCGGGTACGGTGGGCCGTGGCGGGGTTTGACCGGAAACCGAGGGACTAATGGGACTCACCATCGGCGTCGACATCGGCGGCACGAAGATCGCGGCCGGAGTGGTCGACGAAGAGGGCACCATCCTTGAGACGTACAAGGTGCCCACCCCGCCGACCCCCGACGGCGTGACGGACGCGATCGGCACCGCCGTCGCCGAAGTCGGCAAGGGCCACACCATCGAGGCCGTCGGCATCGGCGCGGCCGGCTACGTGGACGACAAGCGCGCCACCGTGCTGTTCGCCCCCAACATCAACTGGCGCCACGAGCCGCTCAAGGACAAGGTCGAGCAGCGCATCGGCCTCCCCGTCGTCGTCGAGAACGACGCCAACTGCGCAGCCTGGGGCGAGTACCGCTTCGGCGCCGGCCAGGGCCACGAGGACGTCATCTGCATCACGCTGGGCACCGGCCTCGGCGGCGGCAT
It contains:
- a CDS encoding metallophosphoesterase family protein — protein: MGGTRQRTRVHVVSDVHGNTEALARAGDGADALICLGDLILFLDYADHSRGIFPDLFGVENADLIVQLRTERRFEEARVLGARLWAGLDREALIEEAVRRQYAQMFAAFSTPTYATYGNVDIPDLWPEYARPGTTVLDGERVEIGGLVFGFVGGGLPSPMRTPYEVDPDDYAAKVEALGEVDVLCSHIPPEVPELCYDTVARRFERGSAALLDAIHRVRPRYALFGHVHQPMARRMRIGATECVNVGHFASTGQPWALEW
- a CDS encoding DUF5304 domain-containing protein yields the protein MSEATDRPADDDAWARACAEDLAAEQARIRAEQGGGAGSTGSAAEELFKLVEAVADKVSALNNPLFGAAAQGAVRQFVNQAKSAVEPVIERNPQVFDHLAAAGTELLAAYRTAVEGHERRWTRGPDGPRPQDGGPDTGNDDGPDDGGTGPSQRIDLD
- a CDS encoding ArsA family ATPase, with translation MRTLLVTGPGGSGRTTVAAATALAAAARGERVLLVGGALPELPEHPLLDVSHLDPDARFRAEIVALQERGSAVFDLLGARPLQAEELTAVPGAEQFALLRALRRAAASGAYDLLVADLPAVREAIDLLALPAQLRRYLRRLLPAERQAARSLRPVLAQLAGVPMPAQWLYETAARWHEELAEVQAVIEADTTAVRLVAEPGPAGADAVRAAVTALALHQLPLDLLVANRVLPRGSAGSADPWLAGLAAQQDACLAGWAAADLPVAELAHLGRDPREAPDLALLDPGPGTAAARTPWDVEDLRAADGVLVWRVPLPGVTKDGLDLVRRGDELLLTAGPFRRIVSLPAALRRCTVSGAALRDGELSIRFTPDPALWPAR
- a CDS encoding GMC oxidoreductase, with amino-acid sequence MTPHLTRRHLLGLGALQTAAALGFTRIGLESAAAAEPATRDHAPAVVVGSGYGSAVAALRLGAAGVRTVVLEMGRLWDSAGPDGKVFPSTSAPDQRSMWFRTRTEAPLAQFLWLDVVNRNISPYPGVLDRVNHGDMSVYVGRGVGGGSLVNGGMAPTPRRAYFSEVFPGVNADDMYGTYFPRARRMLGVNDIDPAWFESTEWYRFARISRKHAANTGLKTVFVPNVYDFGYMQREAAGTAVRSALAGEVIYGNNHGKQSLDKTYLAAALGTGNVTIETLQRVTAVRQEPDGTYVLTVSRIDLTGRVVETRELGCRQLFLGAGSLGTTEILLRARETGALPGLSPEVGLGWGPNGNVMTARANHLWDTVGARQATMPALGIDDWDNAANPVFAEIAPLPMGLEHWISMYLAITKNPERGAFRYDAATDSARLNWTRDQNTPSVQAAKRLFDRVNRANFTIYRYDLFGDNKAFADTFTYHPLGGCVLGRATDAYGRVKGYRNLYVTDGSLVPGSLGVNPFVTITALAERNLERVLAEDPR
- a CDS encoding SRPBCC family protein, with product MAEHTSSSITIEAAPADVMAVIADFARYPEWTGEVKEAEVLATDATGRAEQVRLLLDAGAIKDDHTLAYTWTGADEVSWTLVKSQMLRVLDGSYRLAALGGDRTEVTYQLTVDVKIPMLGMIKRKAEKVIIDRALAGLKKRVESV
- a CDS encoding AMP-dependent synthetase/ligase; translated protein: MREFSLPALYEVPSDGNLTDLIRRNAAQHPDTAVMSRKVDGVWQDVTATEFLAEVRATAKGLIAAGVQPGDRVALISRTRYEWVLTDFAIWAAGAVTVPVYETSSPEQIQWILGDSGAVAAVVEGPGHHEAVAGLRDRLPDLAHVWEIDRGGIEELRASGAGVSDELVDERSSLANADDPATIVYTSGTTGRPKGCVLTHRNFFAECGNVVERLKPLFRTGECSVLLFLPAAHVFGRLVEVASVLAPIRLGCVPDIKNLTDELASFRPTLILGVPRVFEKVYNSARAKAQADGKGKIFDAAADTAIAYSRALDTPSGPGLGLKLKHKLFGKLVYSKLHTVLGGRGEYAISGGAPLGERLGHFFRGIGFTVLEGYGLTESCAATAFNPWDRQKIGTVGQPLPGSVVRIADDGEVLLHGEHVFSGYWQNETATAEALTDGWFHTGDVGTLDEDGYLAITGRKKEIIVTAGGKNVAPAVIEDRIRAHALVAECMVVGDARPFVGALVTLDEEFLGRWAKENGKPADATAVSLREDADLLAAVQKAVDDGNAAVSKAESVRKFRILGSQFTEESGHITPSLKLKRNVVAKDFADEIEALYRG